GACATGTGATGAGACAGACATAGCTCGTGTTAAATCAATTTTACGTTATTTATgtacactataaaaaaaaacaccaaaattcGAATACAAATTCTTTGCtagttgtaaatatttaaattattgtggaGATAGTAATATTTTGAATATCACAAATTAGTCACAAAATAGCTGTATAATTCCACAATCAACAATAAAATCGCCTAGTTCACTCAAGATCACTAATTGTTACCCCACATATTATTAAAACCGATACattgaaaattatttgaaaaaattcaaGTATAAGCCTCAATATAAAGTTATGTCATATCAAGAAATACAGCTGTTTAATAGATAAATTTCACAATAGATTGTATATTTAGTTAGAttaatgtaaaatgaaataaaaatacaaaaaaaaaattaaatcacacCTATTAACAAcacttactttttattaataattctaaattaacattttttaaattaaattccatCAAATACTTTACAACGACATTTATTGctgctatatttttataataacaacattTTATTAGTCTAAATTCTAGTTCAGactaatcaaaataatttttctataatattatgtacagaTCGGTTAGCAAAAGCTGGCATGAATATGAACAACGCATATAAACAACAATTGTCAAGTGTGTACTATCTTAGATGAATAGGCGCATAAAGTCATTTTaactattcatttataaaagaaaagatttttggttATGTTTGCATATGTTTAATAAATGCGGagttcagttttattttgtaaacaaagctaatacacaataaaaaaatctctcacaatttaaaataacctatgttaaaaatattgtaaaatgctGATATTGGAAAATAACATTTGCTGAGTTTCTCCCGAATTTTCTTTTCGCACCGGTGGTAAGGTCATTAAGAACCATGACTTGACATTCCAAAcgtgtatatattatagtacttgaaataaataatagtaagttTTTTTGATACCAAGCAAAATTATGACAGCtagaaagtttattttcatagttactgtatatgtgtatacaaataaactttGCATCTTGTTCTTAAAGTTTCCCAGCTCTTTTTAATCGAAATGTACATTCTTTAACATAATAtagaaaagtttgttttaacaTTCAGTCTAAGGCAGTGATAACAAAATTTGTTCATTACGTTACAAGTATAACCCTTACATTAATTTGTTACTTCGTAAGAAGATAAAAaggatattatataattaacattatgACAGGCATGTTGAATATCTatctaaaaatgtatttagtacacaattgttttttttaaattaacaatttcaAAAGGAGATAGACAAATGATTTTATGACGGTTTCCATGATTTATATAGAGAAGattacagttcaaaaataggcaATACAAAAGCTGtggatactttaaaaatatcatgacattcacaatttgtataaaaatattagattcCGCATAGTCTGACAAATGAGATTCTAAACAGGTAAAAAATACTAACTCACAAAGATGCACAAAATTAAACAGCTGTTGATTTGTGAGTTTACCCCTCCAACCTTAACTTGTTGGTTTGAATAAACATGCCACtaagcaaaaaaaatttaaataacagcatgtaatatatatagtaatgtattataacattactagtTGTGAAAATGTGCCTCTGTACCTTTCAAAAAGATTACATGTCAACTTATACAAAGTCGTTCttttagaattaattattagtaaacgatttaaaaaaatcacatttacTCTCAAACCGTtgactatttaataatttaattgctagCAGTGTTATTAGGTGGAGTATTTAGTGAAACTTATTTACCTTAACAAATAACTTTACGAACTTGTTAACATAACAAAATCATACAAACTAACCTAAAAATAAGTGCAACTTAtacctgttattattattacttcttAGGTCATAAATACTTCAATGCAATTCGACTTTCGAAACATTCATATGACAATATGGGTTTCTTGCATTGGAATAAAAACCATACTTCAGTTTATTCAATCATGTATTAAAACATCATTTCATAGGAATATTGATAAGTTTTCTTTCATCAAAAATTTCGAATTAAGCTAATGCCATAACAATTTTTGTCCAATTGACATAGTATAGATACCTAGACAGTTTTCCATAGTAGATTTTTCATTTACTTTGCAAAAAGTTATCTTTCTACCAAAAGGATACATTATTTAGAATGTTCTAAGTTCATTAGTTAATAtgttctaaataatttaattttatgcacTCTAAAACTGGGACCTGAATCAATCAATACCCAGTGAcgttcatagagggtatacacagggtatgcagacttttgggtaggctttttataactcttacaatgcctatccttaggtttctcataacctgtgcataccctgtatgcacgccactgtcaatacctatatatattcttaatatATCTCTAAAAATGTAATTTCTAAATAACTGTTTGGAGGTAATGTAAAAAAtcttaagataaaattaaacacagatGTTCCATGCATTTTATATGCAAGAAATTTAACCAAATATTCATTTCGTCATTATAATACATGGTGGCATAAACTGTAAacttcataatataagtaattaacgAACAGTGCGTGTTAATCCTCCTATACTTCCCTAGTatttccccccccccccccccccacagTTTTTCCGGCTGTTCTGAACTCACGCCAATAAATTCAATATCCTTAATCTTCTAGTTTCAAtctacattttgttttattttacaatttgattttatctaaaatacgcattataaaataggtaggtagtatCTAAAGAAGATGTACTAACTGGAGTTGCCAAGACCTTAGTAGTGTAGTCCCTAAACCTTATAGAGGCAGTCACACGTCGAAGTCTGCACCCAGTTTGCCAGCCGGCGGAGCTATGAAGGGTTCGCTCCACATTCTCCTGAGATCGCCCTGGAAACATTTACGATTGTTATACAAaggtgtttttattatattatattcatattttatatcaatactTTACACAACAAAATAATGTCTAATGATTAGACTTTAACCGataacctaatattataaaaacaaaagtgtgtctatttgtatattaattatgttcGGTGCAAACACTGcactgatcttgatgaaatttagcacatatATAGCTTGTCTCCTGGTgtgatttaaaaagaaaaaatgcttttttttttgtatttatgtatgactTCTCAGCTAGATGGATTTTGGCGTATAGGGTATTTTTCGTTTCACTTTGTTTTGTACACGAAACGTTCAATCATTAATTAATGGAGTAATACCTAAAGAGCTTTAGTATTTTTAACGTTTCCgctacacataaaatactaggGGTTGTTATCTGTAACTTTGTCAGCATACAACTTTTGAATCGTAAATTTTTTCTGTCAAATTTAAACCCGCTGCACCTCGACCCACTGCCCGCCCGCCCTTCTTTTTCGGTTCTTACCGAGCAAAAGTGCGGTTAGCCTTTAAGCTTCCTCAAGAGTTAGGCTCTCAAATGCAAAAAGGATTTTGTAATCAGAccagtagttccagagattagggACGTGCGGTCAAACAAACTGCAAaagaggcagtggcgtgcactgggtatgcatacggcaggaaaattgcataaaatggaaaaaatcctcctcttatactggctatatttcaattttagggtatgcagtgcttttgcgcatatacgaagtgcacgccactaaatAGAGGTCATGACATTCAAGGGAACTTTACCTTTACGTACGCCATAGTGAGCAGCGGCAGTAGTGTGAAGGGCACGAGGTAAAGTAGTGCGGGCTGTGCCGCCTTGAAAACCTCGGCCGACACCGTAGCCGTCAGTAGCCCCAGGAAGTAGCCCAGTAACGAGCAATGGAAGTAAGTCAACCGGGAACCCTAGACGTgcacaataaataatactatagtTTCTAGTACTTATgaggcgttcatacatatatgtttacattacaattgtaaggggatggtgataacttctttccccaaattaaacctaaagccTAACTTTTTTGAGAATATTCTATCGCCTTTGTAAATCGGGgataatgtagaactctaacggtgaaataatttttcaaatcggtcctATACAATTCAAAGAAACACACAAAtcttacctctttataatattagtctagATGagaaaatgtgtctgtttgtttgttcgttttttAGCTATGTTCGGCTCAGCCGCTGCACCAATCTCAATGTAATGTAATGGAAATTCTTCcatatttaaactataaagaCTTCTACAACTTCAACCTCTAGTTATTATCTTTCTACCtctacataaaaacaaaaataaatataatgggaTACTTAACAAAAACTTACCATAGATCTCGGGCCAGGTACTTGACCCATTTGGCAAACGAGATTCGCTTTCTTGTAGGCGTCATAACGCAATACAAAGCATAACAGTAGACCCGGCATCACTATGTCTCCAAGACCTGAAAATAACCAAAGTTTAAACTacatattaacaataaaaaaaatgttgttaagTTGTAAGCAGAAATACAAtgacttaatttgctataattcaCGACCAAACCAAGCAATTCTGAAGGGCGTAACTTATCATGCCTTTAAATTTTACACGCTTTAgaaagcaggtgaatctgtatggtgtaatttataatttcttcaatctttattctcTCTATAAGGAAGATGggataaaatggaaaaatccttcacatcacaaaaaaataaaggtaggcagtgcttttgtgcatgtatgcagtgcacgACACTAGTTATAAGTTATTATTGTATCTGTTTCttgatgtacaataaagtaGACTTTCTTTTTAGTTgcctttttgaagttatacttctttgggcgcgttaggtaaatttttacgatgcgcacccaccgtcaacaattttgtttttcaataaaaggttttacACTTTGAATtgccaaagtctgcgggctcattccggtgatttaattgattcaattgtacaaacaaaaatctcaaatttcaatgatgaaacttggttttctgATAATGAGACAactataataaatctttcaatgtattaaatacctttttctattgttagagtagttatttctacaaacgcagaataaggagcgagacaaaaattttgaaaagatttttatccggTTACGCcagagaagtataacttctatcgcgtgtacataagtacacacacgttttttttaactgtttttgtCCCCACTAGATCTAAACCGCGCCCACCTGGTTTACaaatctaaatatatttaataagttacACAATACTTGGCCAGGAGGTTCATTAACTTACCGAGCATAGAAAAATGTCCTTGGTGATGCATTGAAGGGAACACGAGTTTGGCGGGCAGGGACAGTTTAGGCGCATCTCGCATCGCCCCGCCCAGTTGAAGCCGTCGTGCCACCACGTTCATTGGGTTTTCAGCTGGTCTGTAAATGGTAATAATGTTCATTGGGTTTTTAGTTAAACATTAATAAACGatgacagtacacacatcgccatctagccccaatgtaatcgtagcttgtgttatggctactaagatgacagatggttatttttatataaacaaccagacactgacattatccagttgtgggaatcgaaccatcgGCCTTGGAccaagaaagcagggtcgctgcccactgcgccaatcggccgtcttaacGATGTAgaagtgtggtgacggcagatcagaatatagttatATTACGACGTAGGGGATATAACGGAGAGGATGGACAACAGCATCTTCTGTATTACTCCCATCTACTGCGATAAACAAACTGACTGCCCAGCCTGATTATAGGTAATCTCCCCTTTTCTAGGTTTTTTCTCTAAGTTTTCttgttcaaatatttttctttattttgcaaattaattTCCTTAATTGATGTCTTGATGATATGACATATTATATCGCTAGACGTTATGACTTCTGAAGTATTTTATCCCCatacaaaattttcatcccctattctaCACAAGACCTACACCCAACGCGTTGCATCGCCCTTTAACTTCTTTCGCTACTTCGTTTCGCTCCTAAGAATCGCAAAGTAAAGATGATGTTATAATCGCCTAATAGCCTAACAAACTTCGTCAAGAAGCAAAtgtaaaaagatttttcaaatccgacTGGTATAGATCCATACATatctaggcatacatttacctttcaccgatcgattttcactaggcaactcatttAATCCCACTTGTCTATGGTTCCAATTcaaaaggtaataataataataaaaataaaataaataataataaaaatattttgttttatcatttttcGCATGGATTTAAAGTTGTGTTTGTTTAATGGTGAGTTTTATGACTTTTGCAAAATTTGTACTGAAgtaacaatagtttttttttaaaaaagaagataTAAGACATCGTTATTACTAATTGATTtcctattaataatattacgcaataaagatcgGTTTTATGCGATAAGTACGTAAGTAAGTACATGCAGTAACAGAGTAAGCTTTGCTCTTCCTGCGATGGCTGTTTAGTGTTCCCGCAAAACCTAGATATGTTGCTGTCTGaacaattaagtttattaactgCAAACTGACCTGGTTGCAACCTTGACCATGACGTTGGTAGTGAAGATGTAGGAGGAAAAGAAAACCCAGAACACATCGTACAGCAACAGGCCGGTCAGTAGCAGCGTCGACACCTTCAGCGACGGCAGGCGGATCAAAGCGATGAATGTCACACACAGGCCCATACCCATCGCTATAAGACAAGAAAAAaaccagtaattttttttatgtattcaaCGTGTAACGAAGTACTGTAGAGGggttcataagtatattatataaggaATCAatctgtaatattattaaatcaaaacaaccATTTTTATTgtcccatacaaactaattcaaagcattctaatcgtttacttatgacaaccctattgaagataaaagaccaacacgtgcatagtacctacgctacgtgacgcgtacctaatagagtgacaggagtcacttgattttactaatgtatatgatttctttcagtaaaaaatatggCAACGGTTTACGCAACAAACTATTAGCGTCTCAGTTTCACATTAAGTCTcagataaatttaataatgtacttctaaagcctctgaaatattatttctgttttgatttacacgttgtttagacgagcgcttgactgcaatcacacctgatggtaagtgatgatgcagcctaaggaggagcgcgcttgcctagacgatgtctattcactcttgatttgaaggtactcatatcaTGGGGGCTGGGGGAAATAGAAGCTGGAATGGCATTCCAGATCGTTGCATTGCGAATCACAAACGAgcatgcaaagcgcttcgtgcgCCTTCATGGCATATCAAATAGTTGTGTCTGACGGTTTTATGGCCGCAAAACCAATGGATGGAACGTGCCGTCGTTGaacgttataattttttttggatgcTTTTTGCTTTTGGGTTGATGCTCTGAACATATTCCCGCTCCAACCAATGTCCAATTTTATTTTGGACATTGGTTGGGACGGGGACTCTTCgcaattaaacataaacataacattataaatgcgagagtgaGTTTGTTTGACTTTCTATCACGCTCTAACAAAGCAATTAATCGTgtggatttttggcatagatatTTGATAGAtagttggaaggacggagagtaatataggctcaTCTCGGTCCAGAATAAACATCACCAGGAGTTATTCACCGGAACACTCGTATTTATACTCGAAAAATCATCCCTCATGCTTATCCAAACAGAACAACAAATAGCCATGATTTTTCGCATagatagttaaaaggacggagagtaacattggctacttttaTCCCTGAAAAACCTAAGATTCCCAAGGAATAATTTTTCAGGAGTAttcgtatttttacaaaaaatatccgcggCGTGGAAGGTAGGACGATATTTATGACCCTTACCACTTACGCAATGCATAATTAAGTatcgcctaatctaaggatattcTAAGGCATATCTACATctgaccaatagttatcacatAAGAgataaatcattaggcattcgatggAGGTCCaaagtttagtgaaaacggatatTAGTCAAAAATCCTTTCGGGGCTCTGACTGTTCGATGAGTTTGTTCGATCAAGGACACTCCGTCCTTGATCGAACAAACTCATAACTCAGACCCAatgggtgattacgtatctcacgatatatttttgttttttttttattgtatggcaGAACGACGTTAGATAGcaatgatcgcgagatttaTGCTAGTCGCAAACCtattgtgagatacgtaatcacacTGCTGAATGGGTTCGAAATTAAATCGAATCTCCTGCGATAATTCACAAGTACTCAGCcgtcaattaaatatttaaaatatgcatACCGTCCATCAGTAGCCAGTGTCCCGTGAGCACCCACACGGCAACTATGGCAGCTGCCAGTAGTGCGGCGGCCAGTTCCGGTGCGGAGTACCGTCCGCACAGAGCACTCCGCGAAGCCGGCCCTCCCCCCGCCACGTACTGGCACAGCGGCGTGAGCAGAAATGCGAGCGCCGCGCACGCGATTACTGGTGACAAtatgaaacattttatttattcattcaaaacaCCATCAACAGAATCACGTGTAATATATAGACATATGGTCTAATAGCCTAAGGTATACGAAACACATATGATTCAACTTATATGTAAACTTGCTTGTTAACTATGCAAGTAGACGCAAAATTAAGGTGGACACTATAACAcgaaaacaaaatgtaaaaaagaaaaaataattttttaatactacATAGACCTTCGCTTTACTATCAAGACTGATGTAAAGCATTGATACGGTAAGAGAAACTAGcaatacaaaattatacaataggaaaaaaaacaaactaatcctatattaattcttttaaagtatttttagtagCTTATTTTTGAAGTTGGGCAGTTTGTCTTTAAATGTATCGATCGACTTATCCTTTACTGTAaaagatttaattaaacattttgcGGTGATAGGGGTAAGgaaggctcaaagtcactcagcgggaAATGGAAACAGCAATATTACTAGTGTATCTAAGTGATAAAATCCGtcaataaaatcagaaatgatgagatccgtagaagaattagagttaccgacatagctcaacgtttcgcaaagctgaagtggcaactactttattggatcattaaactggtaacaatcaatgacgttcatgagaataacataaataaaagagaaagacaggaCATTGAAACCTTCCAGAAATGCTTATTCAagataatctaaaagctaatcaaataacacagcaaaatttaaaacttaatacctgcaatactatacaaagaatagtgatgatataaaattaaaacggaaaataaattaatttaagttattgttagagtaagtaaatgtttgacatgttttttgaatgaggtcaaagaactactaaaaatgtcacagttgtttctgtaagtatttaaaagtgagcaaattcgaaagacaaaaaggtaaatgaaacggtaaatgaaataaatggaaCGGTGAATGAAAGTGGAATGAAAGGTAAATGAACATTTCGGCTCTGTAAAGCTGTTATATTAACTTTAGTATAGATTCTTGTAAACTTACTAGCTGTGCATATGGCGACGAGGGTCTGCATGGAATCGAAGAAAAAGAACATGATGAGCAGCGCTACAGATGAGCCCAGAGGGAAGCACAGCGCCTGCATCGTGCTCAGTGTTTGTacatctgtaaaaataaaacctagTAAACTTTATAAATAGTGCGTGTTATACTTTTTCGAACATATACACAGGGCTAGAGAGAACATATACAAGACAGAGGGAGAACGATTTATCAAACAACCGATATACTTAATTTCCTCAAAAAGTACACAAGTTCAAACTGGTCTTTAAGCAGTTTTTTGCACGTGTAACCGGGGCAGATAAACGAGAACGGAAACGATATGCTAATAGTCTTTTTAAACAGTA
This is a stretch of genomic DNA from Pararge aegeria chromosome 12, ilParAegt1.1, whole genome shotgun sequence. It encodes these proteins:
- the LOC120628024 gene encoding signal peptide peptidase-like 3 isoform X1 → MAQVGANMEYQEYKWAYSIMDSSKVSACLISMLLIVYGSFRSLNMEREARERAEREREASLLGTGGKSTASSSCNSSFIFTDVQTLSTMQALCFPLGSSVALLIMFFFFDSMQTLVAICTAIIACAALAFLLTPLCQYVAGGGPASRSALCGRYSAPELAAALLAAAIVAVWVLTGHWLLMDAMGMGLCVTFIALIRLPSLKVSTLLLTGLLLYDVFWVFFSSYIFTTNVMVKVATRPAENPMNVVARRLQLGGAMRDAPKLSLPAKLVFPSMHHQGHFSMLGLGDIVMPGLLLCFVLRYDAYKKANLVCQMGQVPGPRSMGSRLTYFHCSLLGYFLGLLTATVSAEVFKAAQPALLYLVPFTLLPLLTMAYVKGDLRRMWSEPFIAPPAGKLGADFDV
- the LOC120628024 gene encoding signal peptide peptidase-like 3 isoform X2, with translation MAQVGANMEYQEYKWAYSIMDSSKVSACLISMLLIVYGSFRSLNMEREARERAEREREASLLGTGGKSTASSSCNSNVQTLSTMQALCFPLGSSVALLIMFFFFDSMQTLVAICTAIIACAALAFLLTPLCQYVAGGGPASRSALCGRYSAPELAAALLAAAIVAVWVLTGHWLLMDAMGMGLCVTFIALIRLPSLKVSTLLLTGLLLYDVFWVFFSSYIFTTNVMVKVATRPAENPMNVVARRLQLGGAMRDAPKLSLPAKLVFPSMHHQGHFSMLGLGDIVMPGLLLCFVLRYDAYKKANLVCQMGQVPGPRSMGSRLTYFHCSLLGYFLGLLTATVSAEVFKAAQPALLYLVPFTLLPLLTMAYVKGDLRRMWSEPFIAPPAGKLGADFDV